The DNA window TCCTCGATCGGCTCACCCATCACTGCCACATCCTCGAGACCGGCAACGACAGCTTCAGGTTCAAGAACAGCTCCGCTCAGCAGCCCAAAACCCGGAAGGAGAAAACCCCATCTTGACCCACCCCTGACATCCGAAACATAATCGCAAGGTGGGTCACTTCTCGATGAAAACCCCGGGTCACTTCTCAGCAGCAATCAACAGCTTTTCATCCTTTCTTCCAAAGCTGGAAAATTTCCGATTCAAGCCGCTCTGGACATCATTTTCCGCCTTCGGCGGCAAATCATCCAAATCCGTGACATCGCCATTTTCAAAGGCTGAATTCAGACTCTCATCGATCTTTCGAACCTGATCGATTCTGGAAAATGCCTGCTGACCGAATTCTAAAATATACCCATAGAGCAGCTCATTCAGAATTTGTGATCTTGGCTTGCCGTACAAACGGCATAGCTTATCGAATGTCTGTAGAGTGGCTGTTGGCACGTTGAAATTTACAAGTGTTTTTGTGTCTGTCATATATTCTCCTTAGCTGGTTTTATAATACATCCTTCGGATGGTGCTTCGCACGGTGTTGATGTGTTTCTTGAATGTTTTTTATAGAGATGATTTTTCAGAATTGTTTCTGAAGGTTTTTAGACAATATTATAGAATCAAGGTCCGAAGCTGTTTTCGAACCAAGTCGGGTTTGCGGATGATAGCGAAGGTGGTCGAAGGGGTCTTAGACCCAGCAATCAACTCAGGTGAGAGTTTTCCCAGTCGAACGATTCATCGTAAACGACCTTACTCTGTAGCTTGCTAATGTAGGACACCCATCCCTCGTCACAGAGGGATTGGATGTGAATCTCGTTGTATCCCCACGGGGTCCGAGACCAGCAGTCGCGGATCATCGCAGGATATTCCAGTTCCAGTTCCGGCCGGGGACAATCGAGAATCAGATGGTAGTGGACACGGACACCGTTCCCTCCCTCGATCACCGGAAGGACGTTGATCCGTTTCCCGTACCGAGCAGTAGCCTTCCCATAAACCTGACGGTTCAGAAGGTTCATGAAGTGACGGAAATTCTTCCTAGCTTCGTACATGTCGATCTTCTGATACCGACCAGCAAAACCACCGACACCCGCGATCCCCTGTTTCAGGGTCAGGGTCACAGCGAAGGGGAACGAGAATCGCTGGAGATTCACGAACGACAGGACAGACTGACGGTAGGAAATTCGATCTTGGTTTGTTCTCATGCGGACGTGCAGAACCGATAGTTAGTTTTGTGGTATTTAGGGATGGGATGAAGGGGAGACGGATAGAAATTAAAGAAAATCCGTTCATTCAATATATCCGACACGTCGAATCGCACCAATAGCTCATGAACAACTATGGAAGAAAAATCTGATCCCTGAACGGTCGTCAGGAGATTTTCTATGAGGAAGAGAACGACAGACTGCCGGTTGTGATCGGATCACACCGGGGAGAAGTCAGAAGACTAATCAGTTTCAAATGAGGACTGGTGCCGCTTACGTGACTCGAACACGTGACCCTCGCATTACGAATGCGATGCTCTACCAACTGAGCTAAAGCGGCGTCGGGGCGGGCAGATAACAGTGGTTGGGGCGCAGGACAACCCGCCAATTTCGCCGATGGCCGATAATCCTGCGCGCCGTTCCTCCACCCCCGCCCTGCGCCGGCCCATTAACTCCTATTTTACCATCGCCTGCCAGTGTGGGATATGTGAAGAAGCTTTCAGACTGTGGGTTGGAACGTTCGGATGGATATTCTGCAGGAGCGTAACGCAGACGGCGACCGGGACGACCTGGCCTATCTGGACGGCGAAGGCGTCGATCCGCAGCCTCCTTCGGCTATTTCGGAAGAACGGCGCATGCAGGTTCGCGCCTATAATTACTGGGCGTCCCTGCTGGGCGATCGCGCGCTGCCGTCGATCGAGGATCTTTCGCCGGACGAACTGGAGGATTTCGGTCCCTATGCCGTGCTGCTGGATTTCAGCGCCGGGATCGACAACCCCGCCATCGTCTATCTGGGAACGGCGCTTCGCGAGGAATGCGGTGTCGACGGCACCATCGCCTATATCGACGATGTTCCGGCCCGGTCGCTGCTGTCGCGGCTGACCGATCATTATCTCCAGATCATCGCCAATGCCGCGCCCATCGGGTTCGAGGCTGAGTTCGTCAACCAGCGCAATGCCGAGATCATGTATCGCGGCATCCTGATGCCCTTTTCTTCCGACGACGAGACGATTGATTTCGTGTTCGGCGTCATCAACTGGAAGGAAGTGGCGAGCCACGACATGATGCAGGCTCTGGAGGCGGAAGTGGGCGAAGCGCTGCGCACCGCGCCGATGCCGCATTCCGCCGTGCCGATCTGGGCGGATGGCCCGGCCGGGTCGATGATGGCCGACGGTGAGGAAGACTCGCTGGACGAACTCGATCTGTCCGGCATGGAGTGTCCGCAGGAGGATGCGTCGCTGGCCGACTGGCTGGCGCTGGCGCGAGAGGGTGCAGCGCGGGTGCGCATCTCGGAGGCGCGCAGCCATGCTGCGCTCTATCGCGCGGTCAGTCTCTCCTATGATTTCGCTCTGGTCGCACGGGCGCGCCCTGCCGACTATGCCGAGTTGCTGCACGATTATGGCGTCAAGGCGCAGGCCCGCAGCCCGATGACCGCGATCATCAAGCTGGTTTTCGGCGCCACTTACGACAAGACCCGCATCACCGAATATGCAACGGCGCTCGACCATGCGATGCGCCGCGATCTCGAAGTCGGAACGCTGGCGGAATATCTTGGCGCGTATAAGGGCGGGCTGAAGGCGCTTGTGTCGGAGGAGCGCGCTCTGCGCCGGTCGCATCAGACAGCGAAGCCGGATCGCGCCACGGTCGCGCGCCGCGCCATGCGCGCCGCTCCTCCGCTGGCCGCCGCTGCCATCGGCACCGATGAAGACGGGCTGGCCGTCGTCGTCGCCCGGCGCGAAGCGGACGGCAGCCTTTCCATCGTGGCGGCTCTGCCGGAAGGATCGGATCTTGGCCGGAAAGTCATGATCGCGTCGGCGAAATAGGCAGATTTTTCGGGGAAATGCGGGTGGTCTCAGTGACTCGCCCTTTTCGCCCACACTGCTTGAATCATTTAATTTCAATTTCGAGACATTTTATGTCGGGACCAGACTTGAGCCTCCGACGGTCGCGGCGCATATAGTCGTTCATGCCGAGGAGTCGTCTGGCGGCGATCCAGTGCCTCCTCCGTTTAGGAACAAGCGGGATCACCCGCGGTGAGAGGTGAAGCGAATGACGGCGCTGGCGAACGCGAAGAATGCGCAGGTTGATGGCAAGGTTCTGGAGTCTCTGGCGCAGGCGCTGAGCCGTGGCGCATTGCCGGGCGAGAGCGAGGGATTGGACGAGGCGGCGCTCAGGGACGCGGCGACCTTCCTCGCCCGCGCCGCAGCCGGCCGCAAGCCCGGCCACAGCGCCGTCGCGGTCGAAACGCTGGGCGAAGGCGCGACAGGGCGCTTCATGCGGCTGGCGATCATCAACGATGACATGCCCTTCCTCGTCGATTCGATTGCCAATGTGCTGGCGAACGCGGACATCACGATCCATCGGCTGCTGCATCCCGTCCTGTCGGTGGAACGATCCGCAGACGGGGCGCTGACAGCCATTCTCCACGACGAGGCGGCGGGCGCGCGGCGGGAATCGATGATCTATATCGAAGCCGACCGGGCCGACGCCAAGGCGCGGCGGACGCTGGAAAAGGCGCTGGCGGAAACGCTGGCGGACGTGCGCGCCGCGGTGGCCGACTGGTCGAAGATGCAGGCCGCGATGGCCGCGGACGCAGACATGGTTCCCGATGAGGAAGGCGCGGCGCTGCTGCGCTGGTTCCTTGCGCGGCATTTCACCCAGACCGGCCACGAGATCGTGCATCGCGACGGCAGCAGCAGTCAGCCGCTCGGCATCTGCACCCGGCATGACAGGCCGCTGATCGCGCCAACATCGCTGGACGCGGCCTTCCAGTGGTTCGAGGAAGGCAAGCGCACGCCGCTCATCATCAAGGCGAGCCGCCTTTCGCGCGTTCATCGCAGCGTATTGCTCGACCTCATCATCATTCCGCTGCGTGAGGGCCGGGAGGTGAAGGCGCTGTCGATCCACGCGGGCATGTGGACGAGTTCGGGCCTGACCGCGACGCCGGACAAGGTGCCGCTGCTGCGGTCGGCGCTCTCGTCCCTGATGGACAAGTTCGGCTTCGATCCGCAGGGCCATGCGGGCAAGGCGCTGGCGCATGCGCTGACCGCCCTGCCGCACGACATCACCATCGGTTTCGACCGGGAGACGCTGGAGCGGCTGGCGCTCACCTTCATGTCGCTCAGCGACCGGCCTCGTCCCAAGCTGGCGCTGGCAACGAGTCCGCTGGCGCGGCACCTCTACGCCTTCGTCTGGCTGCCGCGCGACGAACTGTCGACCGCGCGCCGCGTCAGCATTCAGGACATGCTGGCGCTCAAGAGCAACGGCACGGTGTTGAGCTGGTCGATCGCGCTGGAAGAAGGAGGACTGGCTCTGCTGCGCATCACGCTCGACCTGCGCGAAGGGGGTGTGGTGCCCGACGATGTGGCGCTCGACCGGATGCTGAAGCAGATGGTGCGCGGCTGGATACCGGCGGTCGAGGAAGCGCTCGCCGCGACCGAGGAGCCGGGCCGGGCCGCCGCGCTGGCGCAGCGTTTCGCGGGCGGCTTCCCCCTCGCCTACCGCAATGGCGCGGGGCCAGAGGAAGCGGCCATCGACATCCGGCTGATCCATGGCCTTGCAGGGGACGGCGACAAGTCGATCCGCATCTACCGCAATGCCGAGGACAAGGCCGAGCGCCTGCGCCTCAAACTCTACAGCCACGCGACCGTCGCCCTGTCCGAGGTCGTCCCGGCATTCGAGAATTTCGGCTTTCGCGTCATCGAGGAGATGACCACCGCCATCGACAATGGCGCGCTCGGCTATGTCCAGCGCTTCGTGCTGGAACTGCCCGCAGGGGCCGATGCCGACGCGGTCGTGGGCCGGGCCGAGGTCGTGACCGAAGCTGTCGCGCATGTGATGGAGGGCCGGGCGGAAAATGACCGCTTCAACGAACTGATCGTAACGGCGGGCCTTTCGCCCCGCTCGGTCGTGCTGTTCCGCGCGCTCTATCGCTACCTTCGGCAGGCGGGCGTCGCCTATGGCATGGCGACCTTTGCGGAGACGCTGCGCAAGGCGCAGGGCGTCGCGACGAACCTCGTCACCCTGTTCGAAGCGCTGCACGATCCTGCCGCGCGGGACGGCGCGGCGGACCGGATCGCAGCGGCGCAGGCGGAGATCGACGCGGGGCTGGAACAGGTCACGGCTATCGACGAAGACCGGGTGCTGCGCCTGCTGCGCGCCGTCATCACCGCTACGCTGCGCACCAACTTCTTCGGCGACGCGGCGCGGGAAGCGATCGCGTTCAAGCTGGACAGCGCGCAGGTGCCGGGCCTTCCCGCGCCCCTGCCCTGGCGCGAAATCTGGGTCTACAGCCCGCGTGTTGAGGGCATTCACCTGCGTGCGGGACCGGTGGCGCGCGGCGGCCTGCGCTGGTCGGACCGGCGCGACGATTTCCGCACCGAGATTCTCGGCCTCATGAAGGCGCAGCGGGTCAAGAACGCCGTCATCGTGCCGACCGGCGCGAAGGGCGGCTTCTATCCCAAGCAACTGCCCAATCCGCAGGCCGACCGCGACGCGTGGCTGGCGGAGGGCACCGAAAGCTACCGCATATTCATCCGGGCGCTGCTGTCGGTGACGGACAATATCGTCAAGAACAGGGTCAGGCATCCCGCACAGGTCGTGGTGCATGACGGCGACGATCCCTATTTCGTCGTCGCAGCGGACAAGGGCACGGCGACCTTCTCCGATGTCGCCAATGCCATCGCGCTGGAGCGCGACTTCTGGCTGGGCGATGCTTTTGCGAGCGGCGGCTCCAACGGATATGACCATAAGGCAATGGGCATCACCGCGCGCGGGGCGTGGATCAGCGTTCAGCGCCACTTCGCCGAGATGGGCGTCGATGTGCAGAGCGAGCCGGTCAGCGTGGTCGGCTGCGGCGACATGTCGGGCGACGTGTTCGGCAACGGCATGCTGCTCAGCAAGGCGATCCGGCTGGTGGCGGCCTTCGACCACCGCCATATCTTCTTCGACCCCTCGCCCGATCCGGCGAAAAGCTGGGAGGAGCGTAACCGCATGTTTGCGCTGCCCCGGTCGAGCTGGGACGATTATGACAAGTCATTGATTTCCAAGGGCGGCGGCGTCTTCCCCCGCAGCCTCAAGCGCATTGCGCTGTCCGACGAGATGCGCGCCGTGCTGGACGTGACGGACACGGAGATGGAGCCGACCGCTCTCATTTCCGCGATCCTGAAAGCGCCTGCCGACCTGCTCTGGTTCGGTGGCATCGGCACCTATGTCAAATCGACGGCACAGAGCCATGGCGATGTCGGCGATCCCGCCAACGACCGCCTGCGCGTCAATGCCGAACAGTTGCGCGTCAAGGTGGTGGGCGAAGGCGCCAATCTGGGCGTCACGCAGGCCGGACGCATCGCCTTTTCGCTGAAAGGCGGTCGGATCAACACCGACTTCATCGACAACAGCGCAGGCGTCGACTGTTCGGACAATGAAGTGAACATCAAGATCGCGCTCAACAAGGAAATGGCCGAAGGCCGCCTGCCCTTCGAAAAGCGCAATGCGCTGCTGGGCAGTATGACCGATGCCGTCGCCGACATCGTGCTGGAGGATAACCGGCTTCAGGCGCTGGGCCTCTCCATCGCCGAAGCGGGCGGCGCGGCCAGCCTCGCCAGCTATGTGCGCCTGATCGAGACGTTCGAGGAGAGCGGGCGGCTGGACCGGCAGGTCGAAGGGCTGGCGGCGAACGACCAGTTGCTGCGGCGCGGACAGGACGGTCAGGGGCTGACGCGGCCCGAGCTTGCAGTGCTGCTGTCGACCGCCAAGCTCGCGCTACAGGACGCCATAGAGCATGGCGACCTGTCCACCGACGAGAGCATGGCCGCCGAACTGATGGCTGCCTTCCCGCCTGCGATGCAGAAGAAGGAAGCCGACGCGATCGGGGGTCATGCGCTGCGCAAGGAGATCATCGCCACCAAAGTCGCGAACCGGATCGTCAACCGCCTCGGCCTTATCCATCCGTTCGAACTGGCGGAGGAAGAAGGCTGCTCGCTCGCCGACCTCGCCAGCGCGTTCCTGATCGCCGAACGGCTCTACGACATCGGATCGCTGTGGGCGGACATCGACGCGGCGGACATGTCGGAGGCGGCACGGCTGGCGCTGTTCAGCGACATTGCGGACGGGATGCGTGCGCAGATCGCCGACATATTGCGCGCCCTGCCGGCGGGCAGCCTGCCGGGTGAAGGGCAGGCCAAGCTGGCGGCCGGCGTCGGCAAGCTGGCGGCGAAGGTCGACGACCTGCTGACCAGCGAGGCGCAGCGGCGGTCCAACGGCGTGGTCGAGCGGCTGCTGGGCCTTGGCGCACCGGAGGCGCTGGCGCATCGCACCGCGGGCCTGTTCAAACTGGACGGCGCGGTCGGCATCGCCGCGTTGGCGGATCGGCTGGGCGTCGACGAGATCGCGCTGACGCGGGCCTTCACCCATCTGGGCGAAGCGGTCGGCATCGACTGGGTCCAGTCCGCTGCCGCGCGCATGGAGCCCACCGATCCGTGGGAGCGGCTGCTCATTTCCGGCGTGGCGCGGGACATGCAGCAGGTCCGGCTCGACTTCCTCGCGCTCAGCAAGGGCAAGGATGTCGCGACCCATGTCGAAGACTGGCTGAAGGCGAAGGGCAACCGGGTGCGGCAGTTCCGCACGCTGGTTCAGCGGGCGAAAGCGGCGGCGACGCCCAATGTTGCGATGCTGGCGGAAATCGCGGGACAGGCGCGAGGCCTGCTGGCGCGCTGACGCCCGGAGGCTTCATCTCTGCCCGGATGAAGCCTCGTCAGGCCCGTCAGGGCTGATCGTCGGCGGGCGCGTCGTCGGGGTCGGGAATCACGACTTTCGGCGCGTCCTTCTTGCCGGGCGTGCGCAGTCCCTCGCCATAAATGGGCACGACCGGCTCGGCGGGCGCGCGGCCATGGAGGGCGTCGATCTCCGCCTGCCGCTGCTTGAGGTAAAGGTCGCGATAGACGGCGTAGGGATCTTCTTCCTTGCGGATTTCGCGGATCGTCTCGTCGAACGCCGCACGCTCGCCCAACTGGTTGAGGATCGTCGCGGGGATGACGACGCTCGGCTTGTTGAACGGCGAGCCCACGACGAAAGGCAGGATCATCTTGTCCACCGTATCGCCGATGATGTCGCGCAACGTGGTCGGCCCGACGATCGGCAGGTAGAAATAGGGACCGGGCTTGACGCCATAGAAGCCCAGGGTGTTGGCGAGACCGTTAGGCCGGTAGGGCAAATGGAAGGGCTTGCGCTTGGCGACATCGACGAAGCCCGCCAGCCCCAGCGTCGTGTTGATGCCGAAGCGCCCCGCCGTCTCCATCGCCTTGCCCGGCTTGAACTGGAGCAGATAGGCCGCGAACACGATCGGTTCGCCAAGGTTGGAGAAGAAGTTGCGCAGCCCCTTGCGCACGGGGCGCGGAAGACCCTTGTTGTACGCCTTCGCGACCGGCTCCACCACCGCCTTGTCCACCGACTGCACCGCCTCGAAACTCTTGGCGTTGAGCTGTTCGAGGGGGTCGCGCTGCGGCGCGCCCTTTTCGCCGGTGACGACGATGTCCTGCGGCTGATCGCCCTGCGCGGCGGGCGGTGACGCAGGCGTTGCTGCGGGCGGTATGGTCGCCACAACCGGAGGCGCTGCTCCGGCCTCGGCCTGAACGCCGCCTATGATCATCATTCCTGCGGCGACGGCCGGTAACAGCATATATGTCCCTTTTGGCGCGCAGCCAGCCGACATCCGGCCGCTGCCGTCAGGACGCTCCGCACACGCGCAGCCCGTCCTGAATTATCATGACAGCGGCGCTAGGCTCCCCGACGAGGCGGGTCAAGAGATGCGACAGCGAAGGCGACAGCTTCGAACGCATTGTAAACGCATCCTGTCGTGGCGCTTACATGTTTATACAATTTTCAGGGTCGCGTGAGTTTGCAATTGCGAGTCGTTCGCGGTATGCGGTCGACCTCATCGCCAGCCGGACTCTCCTGACCACCCATGCACGGAACTACCCCCCTTGCGCAGCCCCGGAAAAAGGCCAGGGCTTTCTGGCTGAAGCAGCTCCATAGCTGGCACTGGATCAGCTCGGCGGTCAGCCTTGTCGGGCTGCTCCTGTTCGCGTTCACGGGCATCACCCTCAACCACGCCGCCGATGTGGAAGGCGCGCCTGCGACGGTGGAAAAGAGCACGACGCTGCCCGCCAGCCTGCGCCCGCTGGTCGCGCCGGACGGCAAGGCTGACGAGAAGAAGCCCCTGCCCGCGCCTGTCGCCGAATGGATCGCGAAAGCAGTGGGGCAGAGCGGCGCGGGCGAAGCCGAATGGTCCGCCGACGAAGTCTATCTCGCCCTGCCGCGTCCGGGCGGCGACGGCTGGGTCTCGATCGACCGGGCGAGCGGCGCCGTCACCAGCGAAAGCACGAGCCGGGGCTGGATCAGCTATCTCAACGATCTGCACAAGGGCCGGAACACCGGGACGGCGTGGAAATGGTTCATCGACATTTTTGCGGTCGCCTGCTTCCTCTTCGCGCTGACCGGACTGCTGCTGCTGCAACTTCATGCGAAGAAGCGGCCGACAACGTGGCCCATCGTCGCGGCCGGCCTCGCCATCCCGGCGGTCCTCGCCATCATCTTCATCCACTAAGGGAAATACTTGATGTCCATCAGCCATCGCCTGATCCTGACCGGCACGGCGGCGCTTGGAGCGGCGGCAACGCCCGCTGGCGCGCAGACGATGACCGTCAGCATCGGCATCCCGCGCCTGTCGGTCGCGGAATATCACCGCCCCTATGTCGCGATCTGGGTTGAAAAGGAGGGCGCGGCCCCGCGCACCCTGTCGGTCTGGTACGATAATGACAAAAAGAACGGCGAAGGCACCAAATGGCTGCGCGACGTCAGGCAATGGTGGCGCGCTTCGGGAAGGACGATCAGCTTTCCCGCCGATGGCGTGACCGGCGCGACGCGCGCGCCGGGCGATCAGAAGATCGCCTTCACCGCTGGCAAAGGTCCATTGGGCGCGTTGTCGCCGGGCAACTATACGCTGCTGGTCGAAGCAGCGCGCGAAGTCGGCGGGCGGGAAGTGCTGCGGCTGCCCTTCGTCTGGCCGCCAAAGCCCGGCGCGACAGTGAACGTCAAGGGAAGCACGGAACTGGGCGCGGTGGCGCTGACCTTCGGCAAATGAGGGGAACGAGGATGAAGACGAGACATGTGATCGCGGGCGCCCTGGCCGCCCTGATGCTGGCAGGCACCGCGCAGGCGCACCGGCAGTGGATGATGCCGTCCGCGACGACGCTGTCGGGAACGGATAGCTGGGTGACGGTGGACGCCGCCATATCCAACGATCTTTTCTATTTCGAACATTTCCCGATGCCGACCGACAATATCGTCGTGACCGAGCCGGACGGCGCGACGGGCCGGATCGAGAACGCCGCCAAAGGGCGCTACCGCTCCACGTTCGATGTGCACCTGACGAAGCCCGGCACCTATCGCATCGCCAGCGTGACCAGCGGCATGATCGGCAGCTACATGCTGAACGGCAAGCGCGAGCGGCTGCCGCGCGGCACCACGAAGTCGACGCTGGCGACTGCCATCCCTGCTGGCGCGACCGATGTGCAGACGGCGGAGATGGCCAACCGGAACGAGATTTTCGTGACGCTGGGCGCGCCGACCACAACCCTGTTCAAGCCGACCGGCGAAGGGATCGAAATGGTGCCGGTGACGCACCCCAACGATCTGGTCTCCGGCGAGGCGGCGACGTTCCAGTTTCTGCTCGACGGCAAGCCCGCTTCGGGCCTTAAAGTCACGGTGATCCCCGGCGGCATCCGCTATCGCGACGCTCTGGGGCAGATGGACCTTGTCGCCGACAAGAATGGCAAGGTCGCGGTCAACTGGCCGCAGCCGGGCCTCTATTGGCTGAACGCGACGCTGGGCGGTGGCCGTGAAGGTGGCGAGGGCGCGCCGCAGCCCGCCGGTCCGCCGCAGCGCCGGGCTTCCTACATCACGACGCTGGAAGTGCTCGCGCCCTGATCGCAGCGCCTCCGCCCGTCCGCATCGCCATCGCGCCCGGCCTGTCGCCCGACATCTTCGTCGCGCGGCGGCGGTCTGGCGCAATTGCGACGCTGGGCGGCGAAACGATGGGGACGAGCTGGTCCGCGCAGATCGTCGATCCGCCGGAAGAATGCGCCGCGACGATCGAAACCGTGCTGGCGCGCGTCATCGACCAGATGAGCAACTGGGAAGCGGACTCGGCGATCAGCCGGTTCAACCGGACGCCGGTCGGGGAATGGATGGCGCTCCCCCGCGACATGCTGACGGTATTGGGAGCGGCGCTGGAGGTCGCGCGGCTTTCGGATGGCGCGTTCGATCCCGCAGTGGGGCGGATGGTCGCTGCATGGGGGTTTGGGCCGGGGACGGCCGATGCAGCGCCCGCCACGGGACGGGCGCATCCATGGACCGCGATCGAAATGGGCGACGAACGGGCCAGACGTCTGGCCGATGTCGCGCTCGATTTTTCGGGCATCGCCAAGGGATTTGCCGTCGATGCCGTCGCCGAAGCGCTACGCGGCATCGGTGTCGACAATGGGCTGGTGGAGATCGGCGGCGAGCTGCGCGGGATCGGTGTGAAGCCCGACATCCAGCCCTGGTGGGTCGATATGGAAACGCCCCCCGACATCGCCGTCCCGCCGCTTCGCGTGGCGCTGAGCGGCCTCGCGGTGGCGACGTCGGGCGATTACCGGCGCTTTCGGGTGGCGCAGGGGCGGAGGCTGTCGCATAATATCGACCCTGCGACGGGAGAGCCTGTCGTCGATTCCCTCGCCTCCGTGACGGTGCTGCACGACAGCGCGATGATGGCCGATGCATGGGCGACCGCGATCCTCGTGTCGGGCGCAGGGCGCGGTATGGCGCTGGCCCAGCGGCACGGGCTGGCAGCGCGGCTGATCGAACGCGCGCCCCTGCCCCGCGAGCATCTCAGCCCGGCGCTCGCCGCGATGCTGGATTGAGGCGCACCCCAAAAAGAAACCCCGCCGGAGATGTCTCACGGCGGGGCCAGGTTCAGGGAGGTGTCACTCCAAAGGGGAAAGAGTGACAAAGCCAATATAGACAGGCTGCATGAACAATCAATGACCGGATCATGCCCATTTATCCACGAGGACGAACAGGTCAGCGCGGTGCCGGTCCGTCGAGCTGATGCCCCAGCCCCTGCCGCCAGAAGGCGATGCGGGCGGCACGCGTCTCTTCAGCCATCGCCGGGTCGAAACGGGCGGCGGCGCTGCCCATGGACGCCGCTTCGGCAAGGCTCCGGTGAAGCCCCGCGCCCACGCTGGCCAGCATGGCGGCCCCCAGCGCCGTGGTTTCGGTATCGGCGGGCCGCTCGACCGGAATGGCGAGGATGTCCGCCAGATCCTGCGCCATCCAGTTGTTGACGCTCATGCCGCCGTCGATGCGCAGCTTCGACCAGTCCGCCCCGTCCGCCGCGAAAGCGGCCTGAAGATCATGGGCCTGATGCGTAAGCGATTCCATGGCGGCGCGCACGATATGCGCGCGCTTCGTCCCCAGCGTCAGCCCGGTGATGGCCCCCTTCGCATCGGGCCGCCAGTGCGGCGCGCCAAGCCCGGCGAGTGCGGGGAGAAACTGCACCCCTGCGCTGTCGGGCACCGAGGCCGCGAGCGCTTCGCTTTCCCCGGCATATTGGATGATGCCCAGCTCATCGCGGAGCCATTTGATGAGGCTGCCCGCGACGAAGATCGAGCCTTCCAGCGCGTAGATGCGCTTGCCCGACGCCTGATACAGCACGGTGCCGAGCAGCCGGTGCGCCGATGCGGGCAGGCTCTCCCCCATATTGGTGAGGATGAAGGCGCCTGTGCCGAATGTCGCTTTCGTATCGCCCGGCGTCAGGCAATTCTGGCCGATGGAGGCCGCCTGCTGATCGCCCGCAAGGCCGCAGATCGGAATAGGGGCACCGAGGATCGCGGGATTGCAGGTGCCGAAATGGCCGTAATTGTCCACGACCTGCGGCAGCGCGCGCCGCGTCACACCGAACAGGTCCAGCAAATCCTCATCCCAATCGGCTCCGTCGAGCGCCAGCAACTGCGTGCGGCTGGCGTTGCTGGCGTCGCTGATATGAAGGCCACCGGTCAGTTTCCACACCAGCCAGCTTTCCACCGTGCCGAAAGCGAGCCGGTCGCCCAGTTCGCGCGCCTGCGGCACATGATCAAGGATCCAGCGCATCTTGCTGGCGGAAAAATAGGGATCGAGGATAAGGCCGGTGCGCGCCTGCACCCGCTCCTCATGCCCTTCTTCCCGCAAACGGGTGCAGAAGGGTGCGGTGCGGCGGTCCTGCCACACAATAGCGCGGGTGATCGGCTCGCCTGTCCCCCGGTCCCAGGCGACGACGGTTTCGCGCTGGTTGGTGATGCCGAGCGCCGCGATGCGATCCGCGCCGCCCGCTGCCGCGACGGCTTCGCGCACACAGGCCAGCGTTCGGGTCCAGATTTCGGCGGCGTCATGCTCGACCCGGCCGGGCTGTGGATAATATTGCGTCAGTTCCT is part of the Sphingobium amiense genome and encodes:
- a CDS encoding rolling circle replication-associated protein, which codes for MTLTLKQGIAGVGGFAGRYQKIDMYEARKNFRHFMNLLNRQVYGKATARYGKRINVLPVIEGGNGVRVHYHLILDCPRPELELEYPAMIRDCWSRTPWGYNEIHIQSLCDEGWVSYISKLQSKVVYDESFDWENSHLS
- a CDS encoding PAS domain-containing protein gives rise to the protein MDILQERNADGDRDDLAYLDGEGVDPQPPSAISEERRMQVRAYNYWASLLGDRALPSIEDLSPDELEDFGPYAVLLDFSAGIDNPAIVYLGTALREECGVDGTIAYIDDVPARSLLSRLTDHYLQIIANAAPIGFEAEFVNQRNAEIMYRGILMPFSSDDETIDFVFGVINWKEVASHDMMQALEAEVGEALRTAPMPHSAVPIWADGPAGSMMADGEEDSLDELDLSGMECPQEDASLADWLALAREGAARVRISEARSHAALYRAVSLSYDFALVARARPADYAELLHDYGVKAQARSPMTAIIKLVFGATYDKTRITEYATALDHAMRRDLEVGTLAEYLGAYKGGLKALVSEERALRRSHQTAKPDRATVARRAMRAAPPLAAAAIGTDEDGLAVVVARREADGSLSIVAALPEGSDLGRKVMIASAK
- a CDS encoding NAD-glutamate dehydrogenase; the encoded protein is MTALANAKNAQVDGKVLESLAQALSRGALPGESEGLDEAALRDAATFLARAAAGRKPGHSAVAVETLGEGATGRFMRLAIINDDMPFLVDSIANVLANADITIHRLLHPVLSVERSADGALTAILHDEAAGARRESMIYIEADRADAKARRTLEKALAETLADVRAAVADWSKMQAAMAADADMVPDEEGAALLRWFLARHFTQTGHEIVHRDGSSSQPLGICTRHDRPLIAPTSLDAAFQWFEEGKRTPLIIKASRLSRVHRSVLLDLIIIPLREGREVKALSIHAGMWTSSGLTATPDKVPLLRSALSSLMDKFGFDPQGHAGKALAHALTALPHDITIGFDRETLERLALTFMSLSDRPRPKLALATSPLARHLYAFVWLPRDELSTARRVSIQDMLALKSNGTVLSWSIALEEGGLALLRITLDLREGGVVPDDVALDRMLKQMVRGWIPAVEEALAATEEPGRAAALAQRFAGGFPLAYRNGAGPEEAAIDIRLIHGLAGDGDKSIRIYRNAEDKAERLRLKLYSHATVALSEVVPAFENFGFRVIEEMTTAIDNGALGYVQRFVLELPAGADADAVVGRAEVVTEAVAHVMEGRAENDRFNELIVTAGLSPRSVVLFRALYRYLRQAGVAYGMATFAETLRKAQGVATNLVTLFEALHDPAARDGAADRIAAAQAEIDAGLEQVTAIDEDRVLRLLRAVITATLRTNFFGDAAREAIAFKLDSAQVPGLPAPLPWREIWVYSPRVEGIHLRAGPVARGGLRWSDRRDDFRTEILGLMKAQRVKNAVIVPTGAKGGFYPKQLPNPQADRDAWLAEGTESYRIFIRALLSVTDNIVKNRVRHPAQVVVHDGDDPYFVVAADKGTATFSDVANAIALERDFWLGDAFASGGSNGYDHKAMGITARGAWISVQRHFAEMGVDVQSEPVSVVGCGDMSGDVFGNGMLLSKAIRLVAAFDHRHIFFDPSPDPAKSWEERNRMFALPRSSWDDYDKSLISKGGGVFPRSLKRIALSDEMRAVLDVTDTEMEPTALISAILKAPADLLWFGGIGTYVKSTAQSHGDVGDPANDRLRVNAEQLRVKVVGEGANLGVTQAGRIAFSLKGGRINTDFIDNSAGVDCSDNEVNIKIALNKEMAEGRLPFEKRNALLGSMTDAVADIVLEDNRLQALGLSIAEAGGAASLASYVRLIETFEESGRLDRQVEGLAANDQLLRRGQDGQGLTRPELAVLLSTAKLALQDAIEHGDLSTDESMAAELMAAFPPAMQKKEADAIGGHALRKEIIATKVANRIVNRLGLIHPFELAEEEGCSLADLASAFLIAERLYDIGSLWADIDAADMSEAARLALFSDIADGMRAQIADILRALPAGSLPGEGQAKLAAGVGKLAAKVDDLLTSEAQRRSNGVVERLLGLGAPEALAHRTAGLFKLDGAVGIAALADRLGVDEIALTRAFTHLGEAVGIDWVQSAAARMEPTDPWERLLISGVARDMQQVRLDFLALSKGKDVATHVEDWLKAKGNRVRQFRTLVQRAKAAATPNVAMLAEIAGQARGLLAR